In Festucalex cinctus isolate MCC-2025b chromosome 5, RoL_Fcin_1.0, whole genome shotgun sequence, a single genomic region encodes these proteins:
- the poc5 gene encoding centrosomal protein POC5 isoform X1: MSSDEEAGVPVSPTEATNKSDSVSPELQVEYEELLQSAGASPRVEGASVAHPVGSGATNLATEGHSQVGADTGHSTSRGLGRANGLQDASESAQPNTQEITEYAEVEFFISDEKINKMENILYTWTQNLKINVLRELKKWRVAFVEKHKQEVQKARELSARENEALKAEVGSLTEQLHTFENSNKRKDEMIRNLSVVLNRQKQKLEKMKAFTQWRVQYFESKEEAYASQVARQHYNLNLKRKVWLAWHSLTQKEWKVRMEQACRARAEEVCTRLSHSYEAQIQMMHSEHNEALARAHAEIERLQLERERREVCMKKALMRGVCALNMETLTLFTTTDGGPQVPDMFDPNSPPDDDPDTAGRGPPPFEYPRSPRDDSDRMGFGAPRPHPEFPTTSTAHPSAHPQTRHPAARHAAAGHPASGHSQAAHTAASLSLYSHGAGAVFHKQGSGGGLIAGQQKSKSLAARSSTQHFGKSTRGNQDTSVAPPMSSTAVDFHHPLTQQTVGQATASKYLRSSQQAPGAAGGWASSRMRTSAYSPPPWDEPGCAPLAQCGVGSPVHFDCPESPSHHEDSRMGVWYTSEVLPSTSAAHSSFPQAGSSTFHKQTSGRIVTAGQQKPAKTITARTTSQPISGKSVRSNLQVMGMAPPISSIVVERHQPITQHTIRPSQQGPRTPTVVKNPSKTNVDASNAHSIKVVD, encoded by the exons ATGTCTTCAGATGAAGAGGCCGGTGTCCCAGTGTCACCTACGGAAGCAACAAATAAAAGCGACTCTGTCTCCCCTGAGCTTCAG GTTGAATATGAGGAGCTCCTCCAAAGTGCAGGGGCTTCACCAAGAGTTGAGGGCGCCTCTGTTGCTCACCCGGTGGGGAGCGGTGCCACAAATTTGGCTACAGAGGGTCACAGTCAAGTAGGAG CAGACACTGGGCACAGTACTAGCAGAGGTTTGGGAAGAGCAAATGGGTTGCAGGATGCATCTGAAAGTGCACAACCAAACACCCAAGAGATCACAGAGTACGCTGAAGTGGAGTTTTTCATCTCAGATGAGAAAATTAACAAGATGGAGAACATTCTATACACATGGACCCAAAATTTAAAG ATCAATGTGCTGAGGGAGCTGAAAAAGTGGAGAGTGGCCTTCGTAGAGAAACACAAGCAAGAAGTGCAGAAGGCAAGGGAGCTTAGTGCACGCGAGAATGAGGCCTTGAAGGCGGAAGTGGGAAGCCTGACGGAACAGCTACACACCTTTGAGAATTCCAACAAGAGGAAGGATGAG ATGATTAGAAATCTGAGCGTGGTGTTGAACAGACAAAAACAGAAGCTTGAAAAGATGAAAGCCTTCACCCAATGGAGAGTTCAGTACTTTGAAAGCAAAGAGGAG GCCTATGCTAGTCAGGTAGCGCGGCAGCACTACAATTTGAATCTGAAGAGGAAGGTGTGGTTGGCATGGCACTCGCTCACCCAGAAAGAATGGAAGGTCAGGATGGAGCAGGCATGCCGTGCAAGGGCCGAGGAGGTGTGCACCCGCCTGTCGCACAGTTACGAGGCACAGATTCAGATG ATGCATTCAGAACACAATGAGGCTCTCGCGAGGGCCCATGCCGAGATTGAGAGATTGCAACTTGAGAGAGAGCGTCGAGAAGTGTGTATGAAGAAAGCCCTGATGAGGGGGGTGTGCGCGCTCAACATGGAGACTCTGACCTTGTTTACAACCACAGATGGAGGACCCCAAGTCCCCGACATGTTTG ACCCCAATTCACCTCCCGATGATGATCCTGACACTGCTGGTCGCGGGCCACCCCCGTTTGAATACCCAAGGTCTCCCCGTGATGACAGCGACAGG ATGGGTTTTGGTGCACCAAGGCCTCACCCTGAATTTCCCACCACTTCAACTGCACACCCAAGTGCGCACCCTCAAACCAGGCACCCTGCAGCTCGGCACGCGGCAGCCGGGCACCCTGCGAGTGGGCACTCCCAAGCCGCGCACACCGCAGCCTCACTCAGCTTATATTCACATGGGGCAGGCGCCGTCTTCCACAAACAG GGCAGTGGGGGTGGGCTGATAGCCGGCCAACAAAAATCTAAGAGTTTAGCAGCTCGCAGCTCCACCCAGCATTTTGGTAAGAGTACACGCGGCAATCAAGATACGAGTGTGGCTCCACCTATGAGCTCCACTGCTGTTGACTTCCATCACCCTTTGACACAG CAAACTGTTGGTCAGGCTACCGCCTCCAAATATCTTCGCTCCTCTCAACAGGCTCCAGGTGCCGCTGGAGGCTGGGCTTCATCCAGAATGCGCACCAGCGCCT ATTCCCCACCACCTTGGGACGAGCCTGGCTGTGCACCTTTGGCTCAATGCGGTGTCGGTAGCCCGGTTCACTTTGATTGTCCGGAATCTCCTAGCCACCATGAAGACAGCAGG ATGGGCGTGTGGTACACCAGCGAAGTCCTCCCTTCCACATCAGCAGCTCACAGTTCGTTCCCACAAGCGGGCAGCTCTACTTTCCACAAACAG ACCTCCGGGCGTATAGTCACAGCTGGTCAACAGAAACCGGCAAAAACTATAACAGCTCGCACCACATCGCAACCAATTAGCGGTAAAAGTGTACGCAGTAACCTCCAGGTGATGGGGATGGCTCCGCCCATCTCCTCCATTGTCGTAGAACGCCATCAACCTATTACACAG CACACTATTCGCCCCTCCCAACAGGGTCCTCGCACACCCACTGTTGTGAAGAATCCCTCCAAGACAAATGTCGACGCTTCAAATGCACATTCTATCAAAGTAGTggattaa
- the polk gene encoding DNA polymerase kappa: MENGTSATKGEGFLSRMALNDNKAGMEGLDRDKINKIIMESSKGSKFYENELKKEHQVNQRIEKMMLQKVHITEQQLKKAQAQGERMASELEKSRDLSRVIVHVDMDAFYAAVEMRDCPDLKDKPMAVGSMSMLSTSNYHARKYGVRAAMPGFIAKKLCPHLIIVPCNFDKYKSVSNEIREIFADYDPQFQPMSLDEAYLDFTEHLELRKTWPEASRTHRYRASNTHIGMEQPEHQQESEVKGFSPVLFEDSPSSSQGLSSSEAADATGKAAEVFGTSVEEAVREMRFRIEQKTMLTASAGIAPNMMLAKVCSDKNKPNGQYRLASTREAVMDFIQNLPVRKVSGIGKVSEKMLNALGISSCAHLGQQMALLSLLFSETAWHHFMQVSLGLGSTYIVRNEERKSMSTERTFKELNKPDEQLSLCRELCEDLAQDLKKEDLKGKNITLKLKNVNFEVKTRALTLPCAIATADEIFAVAKDLLKTETENESPQPLRLRLMGVRISAFVSPDDKKPLQKSIVGFLQSGKTDAQGSAQEVHQQLQGHHLSSCPLTTQTCQTKEAVTWQMKKKGLLEEQPADRPQLSFFQRAHAKRLQLQVCSQARGKKESASVVTLTEDDAHKRAESPEKGTGPNSAASHLSEIVAVCPFEARASTSSSAVSRLTCPVCFRHISTDDLNVFNSHIDQCLSKGEFHISDSKSDLSKDHKESEVSGTEAHEDQVKNNEQVEPNRHDLTNNYDHTNTLINSDNETVTSHQPQSCHKCPVLICPVCQLTQDTNDLTIFNGHVDLCLNQEVLQEMGTSPTVEIANGIDKSIPPPRQAGRGKSKRRNSPSKLPSKKAKGPSPHNTIDKFFR, encoded by the exons ATGGAAAATGGCACCTCGGCCACTAAAGGAGAGGGGTTCCTCTCCAGAATGGCCCTCAATGACAACAAAGCTGGTATGGAAGGGCTTGACAGAGACAAAATCAACAAGATCATCATGGAGTCATCGAAG GGATCCAAGTTTTATGAGAATGAGCTGAAGAAAGAGCATCAGGTGAACCAGCGCATTGAGAAAATGATGCTGCAAAAAGTACATATCACAGAACAGCAGTTAAAGAAAGCCCAAGCCCAG GGGGAGAGGATGGCCTCTGAACTGGAGAAGAGTCGTGATCTAAGCCGTGTGATTGTGCATGTGGACATGGACGCTTTCTACGCTGCAGTGGAGATGAGAGACTGTCCTGACCTCAAGGACAAGCCCATGGCTGTTGGATCCATGAGCATGCTG TCCACATCCAACTACCATGCCAGGAAATATGGTGTCCGGGCCGCTATGCCAGGATTCATAGCCAAAAAACTTTGCCCACATTTAATCATTGTTCCATGCAACTTTGATAAATACAAATCAGTGAGCAATGAG atcaGAGAGATATTTGCAGACTATGATCCTCAATTCCAGCCAATGAGTCTGGATGAAGCCTATCTGGATTTTACAGAGCACCTGGAACTAAGGAAGACCTGGCCAGAAGCCTCACGAACACATCGCTACAGAGCTAGCAACACTCATATAG GTATGGAGCAACCTGAGCACCAACAGGAATCTGAGGTGAAAGGCTTCTCCCCTGTGCTGTTTGAGGACAGCCCAAGTTCCTCTCAAGGCTTGTCAAGTTCCGAAGCTGCCGATGCAACGGGTAAAGCCGCCGAGGTTTTTGGTACGTCTGTTGAAGAGGCTGTGAGGGAGATGCGCTTCCGTATTGAGCAGAAGACCATGCTGACTGCCAGTGCAG GTATTGCTCCCAACATGATGCTGGCCAAAGTATGCAGTGACAAGAACAAGCCAAACGGACAGTACAGACTGGCGTCCACCAGAGAGGCTGTCATGGACTTCATCCAGAACCTCCCAGTTCGCAAA GTTTCAGGCATAGGGAAGGTGAGCGAAAAGATGTTGAACGCTCTGGGCATCAGTAGCTGTGCTCATCTTGGGCAGCAGATGGCgctgttgtcattgttgttttccgagACAGCCTGGCATCACTTCATGCAGGTTTCTCTGGGTTTGGGCTCCACATACATTGTGAG GAacgaagaaagaaaaagcatgAGCACGGAGAG AACGTTTAAAGAACTGAACAAGCCTGATGAACAGCTGTCTTTATGCAGAGAGCTTTGTGAAGACTTAGCGCAAGACCTGAAGAAAGAAGATCTCAAG GGTAAAAACATCACCCTAAAGCTGAAGAATGTGAACTTTGAGGTGAAAACGCGGGCATTGACGCTACCGTGTGCCATCGCCACCGCCGATGAGATCTTCGCTGTGGCCAAAGACCTTCTTAAGACGGAAACAGAGAATGAAAGTCCGCAGCCATTAAGACTGAGGCTCATGG GTGTTCGTATCTCTGCCTTTGTCAGCCCGGATGATAAAAAGCCTCTGCAGAAGAGTATCGTTGGTTTCCTCCAATCGGGAAAGACGGACGCCCAAGGCTCCGCCCAGGAAGTACACCAGCAGCTTCAAGGGCATCATCTCTCCTCTTGTCCTCTCACAACACAGACGTGTCAGACGAAAGAGGCGGTTACTTGGCAGATGAAGAAAAAGGGCTTACTGGAGGAACAGCCTGCTGATAGACCTCAGTTGTCTTTCTTTCAAAGAGCCCACGCCAAGAGACTGCAGCTCCAAGTTTGTTCACAAGCGCGAGGAAAGAAGGAGAGTGCATCTGTGGTTACACTCACAGAGGATGACGCACATAAAAGGGCAGAGTCACCGGAAAAGGGCACGGGGCCAAATAGCGCAGCCTCACATCTTTCAGAAATTGTTGCCGTTTGCCCCTTTGAGGCTCGAGCGTCCACATCAAGCTCAGCAGTGAGCCGCCTCACCTGTCCTGTGTGTTTCAGACATATTAGCACAGACGATTTGAACGTCTTCAACAGCCATATAGACCAGTGCCTCAGTAAAGGAGAGTTCCATATATCAGACTCAAAGTCGGATTTAAGCAAGGACCACAAAGAAAGTGAGGTGTCAGGGACTGAGGCACATGAAGACCAAGTAAAGAATAATGAACAAGTAGAGCCCAACAGACACGACTTGACAAACAATTATGATCACACGAACACATTGATCAATAGTGACAACGAAACGGTGACCTCACATCAACCTCAGTCATGCCATAAATGTCCCGTCCTCATCTGCCCGGTGTGTCAGCTGACCCAGGACACGAATGACCTCACTATCTTCAATGGCCACGTTGACCTCTGCCTGAACCAGGAAGTGTTGCAAGAGATGGGGACATCACCCACGGTTGAAATTGCAAATGGAATAG ACAAAAGCATCCCCCCTCCGAGGCAAGCAGGAAGAGGTAAAAGCAAAAG GCGAAACTCACCTTCAAAACTGCCGTCTAAAAAGGCCAAAGGTCCGAGTCCTCACAACACCATCGACAAGTTCTTCAGGTGA
- the ankdd1b gene encoding ankyrin repeat and death domain-containing protein 1A, with translation MEKALALKEMMKKHAPKRENLDPRKWMKQEPVKAFVDLTLNKYPEDKMDNSFDDKEMLLQTEKLFIVAAKNNDVAAMRTLGKGLNANAKNLHNRTALHYAVAGKNKEAVEWLLRRRVQVDQRDKFGVAPIHLAAWFGSLEILKLLVRAGAEQKIENEEGLNIMHCAAINNHTDIVEYIVNDLHLKELDKEDQSGHRVFAMAAEHGCVQMLEMLMEPCYKMATMRTNKRGDTPLHLAARNGHLDAVQLLLRSFDTRDEVNMDGETALYQAAENAREQCVLALLKAGCEPNIQTATKCSALHPVSERGYTSLVRLLLEYKAHTDFENEKLEVPLHLAVKNSHLPVIHFLLEAGCNFNAADKRSQTATHLAAELARIDVVEMLLKAEVDLTLEDRQGKTALGVAARANEVIIVDMIIKAERYNTWKNANPECNETASVHSEYPLTFKLDHRNETKQLRSIAWRLAYELLKPRGWKRLAEHWGFTQEQVSAIEMQWTGQHSYKEHGYRMLLIWLHGEELAGRSPSIELHEALVHTGHGRVAENIRTDSENINRQSCRVS, from the exons ATGGAGAAAGCTTTGGCTTTAAAAGAAATGATGAAGAAACATGCTCCCAAGAGGGAGAATTTGGACCCTCGAAAGTGGATGAAACAGGAACCAGTGAAGGCGTTTGTTGACTTAACTCTGAACAAGTACCCAGAAGACAAGATGGACAACAGCTTTGACGACAAAGAGATGC TACTGCAAACAGAGAAACTGTTTATTGTAGCAGCTAAAAACAATGATGTAGCTGCAATGAGGACACTTGGAAAGGGATTAAATGCTAACGCAAAGAATCTG CACAATAGGACTGCCCTTCACTATGCGGTCGCTGGCAAAAACAAGGAAGCGGTTGAGTGGCTTCTACGGCGCAGGGTGCAAGTGGATCAGAGAGACAag TTTGGTGTGGCACCCATTCATTTGGCTGCCTGGTTTGGCAGCTTGGAGATCCTGAAATTATTAGTACGGGCTGGAGCGGAACAGAAGATTGAGAATGAG GAAGGACTGAATATCATGCACTGTGCTGCTATCAACAATCACACTGATATAGTGGAGTACATAGTTAATGACCTACACTTGAAAGAACTGGACAAAGAGGATCAG TCAGGCCACCGTGTGTTTGCCATGGCGGCAGAGCACGGCTGCGTGCAAATGTTAGAGATGCTGATGGAGCCGTGTTACAAGATGGCCACCATGAGGACCAACAAG AGAGGAGACACGCCCCTGCACTTAGCTGCCAGGAACGGCCACTTGGACGCCGTCCAACTGCTGCTGCGCAGCTTTGATACTCGGGATGAAGTTAATATG gaCGGTGAGACCGCTCTGTACCAGGCCGCTGAGAACGCTCGGGAACAGTGCGTCCTGGCTTTGCTGAAAGCCGGCTGCGAGCCCAACATCCAAACAGCA acCAAATGCAGCGCCCTTCACCCAGTTTCAGAGCGAGGATACACGTCTCTTGTCCGACTTCTCCTGGAATATAAAGCCCATACAGATTTTGAGAATGAG AAGTTGGAGGTTCCTCTCCACCTGGCAGTGAAGAACAGCCACCTCCctgtcatccattttctattggAGGCAGGATGCAACTTTAATGCCGCCGATAAG AGGTCTCAGACTGCCACGCATCTTGCTGCTGAGCTGGCAAGAATAGATGTGGTGGAAATGCTACTGAAAGCTGAAGTTGATCTGACGCTCGAGGACCGG CAGGGAAAGACGGCGCTCGGTGTGGCGGCCAGAGCAAACGAGGTGATCATTGTGGACATGATCATCAAGGCAGAAAGATACAACACATGGAAAAAT GCCAACCCAGAGTGTAATGAGACTGCGAGCGTTCACAGCGAGTATCCGCTCACATTCAAACTGGACCACCGCAATGAGACCAAGCAGCTCCGCTCGATTGCCTGGCGCCTGGCCTACGAGCTCCTCAAGCCAAGAGGCTGGAAGCGTCTGGCTGAACACTGGGGATTCACTCAGGAGCAAGTGTCGGCCATCGAAATGCAGTGGACGG GTCAGCACAGCTATAAAGAGCACGGCTACAGGATGCTGCTGATCTGGCTCCACGGAGAGGAGTTGGCAGGGAGAAGTCCTTCAATAGAGCTCCATGAAGCCCTTGTCCACACAGGACATGGCAGAGTTgcag AAAATATTCGGACGGATTCAGAAAATATCAACAGGCAGAGCTGCAGAGTTTCTTGA
- the poc5 gene encoding centrosomal protein POC5 isoform X2, whose product MSSDEEAGVPVSPTEATNKSDSVSPELQVEYEELLQSAGASPRVEGASVAHPVGSGATNLATEGHSQVGDTGHSTSRGLGRANGLQDASESAQPNTQEITEYAEVEFFISDEKINKMENILYTWTQNLKINVLRELKKWRVAFVEKHKQEVQKARELSARENEALKAEVGSLTEQLHTFENSNKRKDEMIRNLSVVLNRQKQKLEKMKAFTQWRVQYFESKEEAYASQVARQHYNLNLKRKVWLAWHSLTQKEWKVRMEQACRARAEEVCTRLSHSYEAQIQMMHSEHNEALARAHAEIERLQLERERREVCMKKALMRGVCALNMETLTLFTTTDGGPQVPDMFDPNSPPDDDPDTAGRGPPPFEYPRSPRDDSDRMGFGAPRPHPEFPTTSTAHPSAHPQTRHPAARHAAAGHPASGHSQAAHTAASLSLYSHGAGAVFHKQGSGGGLIAGQQKSKSLAARSSTQHFGKSTRGNQDTSVAPPMSSTAVDFHHPLTQQTVGQATASKYLRSSQQAPGAAGGWASSRMRTSAYSPPPWDEPGCAPLAQCGVGSPVHFDCPESPSHHEDSRMGVWYTSEVLPSTSAAHSSFPQAGSSTFHKQTSGRIVTAGQQKPAKTITARTTSQPISGKSVRSNLQVMGMAPPISSIVVERHQPITQHTIRPSQQGPRTPTVVKNPSKTNVDASNAHSIKVVD is encoded by the exons ATGTCTTCAGATGAAGAGGCCGGTGTCCCAGTGTCACCTACGGAAGCAACAAATAAAAGCGACTCTGTCTCCCCTGAGCTTCAG GTTGAATATGAGGAGCTCCTCCAAAGTGCAGGGGCTTCACCAAGAGTTGAGGGCGCCTCTGTTGCTCACCCGGTGGGGAGCGGTGCCACAAATTTGGCTACAGAGGGTCACAGTCAAGTAGGAG ACACTGGGCACAGTACTAGCAGAGGTTTGGGAAGAGCAAATGGGTTGCAGGATGCATCTGAAAGTGCACAACCAAACACCCAAGAGATCACAGAGTACGCTGAAGTGGAGTTTTTCATCTCAGATGAGAAAATTAACAAGATGGAGAACATTCTATACACATGGACCCAAAATTTAAAG ATCAATGTGCTGAGGGAGCTGAAAAAGTGGAGAGTGGCCTTCGTAGAGAAACACAAGCAAGAAGTGCAGAAGGCAAGGGAGCTTAGTGCACGCGAGAATGAGGCCTTGAAGGCGGAAGTGGGAAGCCTGACGGAACAGCTACACACCTTTGAGAATTCCAACAAGAGGAAGGATGAG ATGATTAGAAATCTGAGCGTGGTGTTGAACAGACAAAAACAGAAGCTTGAAAAGATGAAAGCCTTCACCCAATGGAGAGTTCAGTACTTTGAAAGCAAAGAGGAG GCCTATGCTAGTCAGGTAGCGCGGCAGCACTACAATTTGAATCTGAAGAGGAAGGTGTGGTTGGCATGGCACTCGCTCACCCAGAAAGAATGGAAGGTCAGGATGGAGCAGGCATGCCGTGCAAGGGCCGAGGAGGTGTGCACCCGCCTGTCGCACAGTTACGAGGCACAGATTCAGATG ATGCATTCAGAACACAATGAGGCTCTCGCGAGGGCCCATGCCGAGATTGAGAGATTGCAACTTGAGAGAGAGCGTCGAGAAGTGTGTATGAAGAAAGCCCTGATGAGGGGGGTGTGCGCGCTCAACATGGAGACTCTGACCTTGTTTACAACCACAGATGGAGGACCCCAAGTCCCCGACATGTTTG ACCCCAATTCACCTCCCGATGATGATCCTGACACTGCTGGTCGCGGGCCACCCCCGTTTGAATACCCAAGGTCTCCCCGTGATGACAGCGACAGG ATGGGTTTTGGTGCACCAAGGCCTCACCCTGAATTTCCCACCACTTCAACTGCACACCCAAGTGCGCACCCTCAAACCAGGCACCCTGCAGCTCGGCACGCGGCAGCCGGGCACCCTGCGAGTGGGCACTCCCAAGCCGCGCACACCGCAGCCTCACTCAGCTTATATTCACATGGGGCAGGCGCCGTCTTCCACAAACAG GGCAGTGGGGGTGGGCTGATAGCCGGCCAACAAAAATCTAAGAGTTTAGCAGCTCGCAGCTCCACCCAGCATTTTGGTAAGAGTACACGCGGCAATCAAGATACGAGTGTGGCTCCACCTATGAGCTCCACTGCTGTTGACTTCCATCACCCTTTGACACAG CAAACTGTTGGTCAGGCTACCGCCTCCAAATATCTTCGCTCCTCTCAACAGGCTCCAGGTGCCGCTGGAGGCTGGGCTTCATCCAGAATGCGCACCAGCGCCT ATTCCCCACCACCTTGGGACGAGCCTGGCTGTGCACCTTTGGCTCAATGCGGTGTCGGTAGCCCGGTTCACTTTGATTGTCCGGAATCTCCTAGCCACCATGAAGACAGCAGG ATGGGCGTGTGGTACACCAGCGAAGTCCTCCCTTCCACATCAGCAGCTCACAGTTCGTTCCCACAAGCGGGCAGCTCTACTTTCCACAAACAG ACCTCCGGGCGTATAGTCACAGCTGGTCAACAGAAACCGGCAAAAACTATAACAGCTCGCACCACATCGCAACCAATTAGCGGTAAAAGTGTACGCAGTAACCTCCAGGTGATGGGGATGGCTCCGCCCATCTCCTCCATTGTCGTAGAACGCCATCAACCTATTACACAG CACACTATTCGCCCCTCCCAACAGGGTCCTCGCACACCCACTGTTGTGAAGAATCCCTCCAAGACAAATGTCGACGCTTCAAATGCACATTCTATCAAAGTAGTggattaa
- the poc5 gene encoding centrosomal protein POC5 isoform X3, whose translation MENILYTWTQNLKINVLRELKKWRVAFVEKHKQEVQKARELSARENEALKAEVGSLTEQLHTFENSNKRKDEMIRNLSVVLNRQKQKLEKMKAFTQWRVQYFESKEEAYASQVARQHYNLNLKRKVWLAWHSLTQKEWKVRMEQACRARAEEVCTRLSHSYEAQIQMMHSEHNEALARAHAEIERLQLERERREVCMKKALMRGVCALNMETLTLFTTTDGGPQVPDMFDPNSPPDDDPDTAGRGPPPFEYPRSPRDDSDRMGFGAPRPHPEFPTTSTAHPSAHPQTRHPAARHAAAGHPASGHSQAAHTAASLSLYSHGAGAVFHKQGSGGGLIAGQQKSKSLAARSSTQHFGKSTRGNQDTSVAPPMSSTAVDFHHPLTQQTVGQATASKYLRSSQQAPGAAGGWASSRMRTSAYSPPPWDEPGCAPLAQCGVGSPVHFDCPESPSHHEDSRMGVWYTSEVLPSTSAAHSSFPQAGSSTFHKQTSGRIVTAGQQKPAKTITARTTSQPISGKSVRSNLQVMGMAPPISSIVVERHQPITQHTIRPSQQGPRTPTVVKNPSKTNVDASNAHSIKVVD comes from the exons ATGGAGAACATTCTATACACATGGACCCAAAATTTAAAG ATCAATGTGCTGAGGGAGCTGAAAAAGTGGAGAGTGGCCTTCGTAGAGAAACACAAGCAAGAAGTGCAGAAGGCAAGGGAGCTTAGTGCACGCGAGAATGAGGCCTTGAAGGCGGAAGTGGGAAGCCTGACGGAACAGCTACACACCTTTGAGAATTCCAACAAGAGGAAGGATGAG ATGATTAGAAATCTGAGCGTGGTGTTGAACAGACAAAAACAGAAGCTTGAAAAGATGAAAGCCTTCACCCAATGGAGAGTTCAGTACTTTGAAAGCAAAGAGGAG GCCTATGCTAGTCAGGTAGCGCGGCAGCACTACAATTTGAATCTGAAGAGGAAGGTGTGGTTGGCATGGCACTCGCTCACCCAGAAAGAATGGAAGGTCAGGATGGAGCAGGCATGCCGTGCAAGGGCCGAGGAGGTGTGCACCCGCCTGTCGCACAGTTACGAGGCACAGATTCAGATG ATGCATTCAGAACACAATGAGGCTCTCGCGAGGGCCCATGCCGAGATTGAGAGATTGCAACTTGAGAGAGAGCGTCGAGAAGTGTGTATGAAGAAAGCCCTGATGAGGGGGGTGTGCGCGCTCAACATGGAGACTCTGACCTTGTTTACAACCACAGATGGAGGACCCCAAGTCCCCGACATGTTTG ACCCCAATTCACCTCCCGATGATGATCCTGACACTGCTGGTCGCGGGCCACCCCCGTTTGAATACCCAAGGTCTCCCCGTGATGACAGCGACAGG ATGGGTTTTGGTGCACCAAGGCCTCACCCTGAATTTCCCACCACTTCAACTGCACACCCAAGTGCGCACCCTCAAACCAGGCACCCTGCAGCTCGGCACGCGGCAGCCGGGCACCCTGCGAGTGGGCACTCCCAAGCCGCGCACACCGCAGCCTCACTCAGCTTATATTCACATGGGGCAGGCGCCGTCTTCCACAAACAG GGCAGTGGGGGTGGGCTGATAGCCGGCCAACAAAAATCTAAGAGTTTAGCAGCTCGCAGCTCCACCCAGCATTTTGGTAAGAGTACACGCGGCAATCAAGATACGAGTGTGGCTCCACCTATGAGCTCCACTGCTGTTGACTTCCATCACCCTTTGACACAG CAAACTGTTGGTCAGGCTACCGCCTCCAAATATCTTCGCTCCTCTCAACAGGCTCCAGGTGCCGCTGGAGGCTGGGCTTCATCCAGAATGCGCACCAGCGCCT ATTCCCCACCACCTTGGGACGAGCCTGGCTGTGCACCTTTGGCTCAATGCGGTGTCGGTAGCCCGGTTCACTTTGATTGTCCGGAATCTCCTAGCCACCATGAAGACAGCAGG ATGGGCGTGTGGTACACCAGCGAAGTCCTCCCTTCCACATCAGCAGCTCACAGTTCGTTCCCACAAGCGGGCAGCTCTACTTTCCACAAACAG ACCTCCGGGCGTATAGTCACAGCTGGTCAACAGAAACCGGCAAAAACTATAACAGCTCGCACCACATCGCAACCAATTAGCGGTAAAAGTGTACGCAGTAACCTCCAGGTGATGGGGATGGCTCCGCCCATCTCCTCCATTGTCGTAGAACGCCATCAACCTATTACACAG CACACTATTCGCCCCTCCCAACAGGGTCCTCGCACACCCACTGTTGTGAAGAATCCCTCCAAGACAAATGTCGACGCTTCAAATGCACATTCTATCAAAGTAGTggattaa